In the genome of Massilibacillus massiliensis, one region contains:
- a CDS encoding SpoIIIAH-like family protein: MLIVVKSLKKMMVVCFLLFLVMLISSMIWRGYAEEVKADKSNAMQVVKVFEPETQAKIDFFTEYRLERDKIRSEHSDMLRETIKNATSEEERHSAQESVLKMVQEKQRETEVENLIKAKGFADALVFLRENSANAIVKANTLTKEEVIQVADVICRMTSVKQEDITISAKP, encoded by the coding sequence ATGCTTATTGTTGTAAAGTCATTAAAAAAAATGATGGTAGTATGTTTTTTGCTATTTTTGGTGATGCTGATAAGTAGTATGATATGGAGAGGATACGCAGAAGAAGTAAAAGCGGATAAATCAAATGCAATGCAAGTGGTTAAGGTCTTTGAACCAGAAACACAGGCGAAAATAGATTTTTTTACGGAGTATCGTTTAGAACGTGATAAAATACGTAGTGAACATTCGGATATGCTTCGTGAGACAATTAAAAATGCAACTTCAGAAGAAGAACGGCATAGTGCACAAGAAAGTGTGCTAAAAATGGTACAAGAAAAACAACGTGAAACAGAAGTAGAAAATCTCATAAAAGCAAAAGGCTTTGCAGATGCATTGGTTTTTTTACGTGAGAATTCAGCGAATGCAATCGTAAAAGCAAATACATTAACCAAAGAGGAAGTAATCCAAGTTGCTGATGTAATTTGTCGAATGACGAGTGTTAAACAAGAAGATATTACAATCAGTGCGAAACCTTAA
- the amaP gene encoding alkaline shock response membrane anchor protein AmaP: protein MQIIDRIILALYTLAITVLTLGIIVLTLQFFSEEFIWTNFMFVISRWETGGIAVIFLLMSLRLLKVSLTRSRASQNDEAVIIHTAIGDVRIAVIAIKNLVEKVIRSINGIRNVKIYIIVERRQQNQLENTNVRIESKIVVSPESDVIRISDQIQQMVKEKIKTTIGIEVDEIDVLVEDISNAGIQKQRVV from the coding sequence ATGCAGATAATTGATCGTATTATTTTAGCGTTGTATACACTTGCAATAACAGTTTTAACGTTGGGTATAATTGTTTTGACTCTGCAGTTTTTTTCTGAAGAGTTTATATGGACAAACTTTATGTTTGTCATTTCGCGTTGGGAAACTGGTGGAATAGCCGTAATTTTTTTACTTATGAGTTTGAGATTACTAAAAGTCAGCCTAACTCGAAGTCGAGCATCGCAGAATGATGAAGCAGTTATTATTCATACGGCAATTGGTGATGTTCGCATTGCCGTTATCGCAATTAAAAATTTAGTAGAGAAGGTAATACGCAGTATTAACGGCATACGGAATGTGAAAATTTACATCATTGTTGAAAGAAGACAACAGAATCAATTAGAAAATACAAATGTTAGAATTGAGAGCAAAATTGTTGTTAGTCCGGAAAGTGATGTTATACGGATTTCTGATCAGATTCAACAAATGGTAAAGGAAAAGATAAAGACCACGATTGGAATTGAAGTGGACGAGATAGATGTATTAGTTGAAGACATATCAAATGCAGGGATCCAAAAGCAACGTGTAGTTTAA
- a CDS encoding DUF2273 domain-containing protein — protein sequence MDVKAFLEAVWQNHRGKLVGTILGSMIGISILLFGFFKTVFIMICGLIGLFVGKRVDDKDDLMDIVEKIIPSGFKR from the coding sequence ATGGATGTTAAGGCATTTCTGGAGGCAGTGTGGCAGAATCATCGGGGTAAACTTGTTGGTACGATTTTAGGAAGTATGATAGGTATATCAATTTTACTTTTTGGCTTTTTTAAAACAGTATTTATTATGATTTGCGGTTTGATTGGTCTTTTTGTAGGTAAGCGAGTAGATGATAAAGATGATTTAATGGATATTGTAGAGAAAATAATTCCATCAGGGTTTAAACGTTGA
- a CDS encoding polyprenyl synthetase family protein, whose product MLKKYCNEKMKLIEAELDEIFHLTEEPITSILYESMRYSITAGGKRLRPILLLAAAEAIGKDGNQYLKVACALEMIHTYSLIHDDLPAMDNDDYRRGKLTNHKIYGEAMAILAGDALLTKAFEVIANQKNVDAVNLIKVISEISQAAGPDGMVGGQALDLLSENKKIPADVLRLMHQAKTGALFKTAIRAGAILADATERQLAALTQYAENFGLAFQITDDILDVVGAEEKIGKPVGSDERNHKSTYVSLYSLERAQEMAANAVNEALQALDIFGEEAAFLREVVQYLIARDC is encoded by the coding sequence ATGCTAAAAAAATATTGTAATGAAAAGATGAAATTGATAGAAGCAGAGCTTGACGAAATTTTTCATCTCACAGAAGAACCTATAACGTCTATTCTTTATGAATCTATGCGATATAGTATAACTGCCGGAGGAAAAAGGTTAAGACCCATTCTTCTGTTGGCTGCAGCAGAAGCGATAGGCAAAGACGGAAATCAATATTTAAAGGTTGCCTGTGCATTAGAAATGATTCATACATATTCTTTGATCCATGATGACCTACCGGCAATGGATAACGATGATTATCGGCGTGGAAAGCTTACAAACCATAAGATTTATGGTGAGGCAATGGCAATTTTAGCTGGCGATGCATTGCTCACAAAGGCCTTTGAAGTAATAGCGAATCAGAAAAATGTAGATGCAGTTAATTTGATAAAAGTGATTAGTGAAATAAGTCAAGCTGCCGGCCCGGATGGAATGGTCGGCGGACAGGCACTTGATCTATTATCTGAAAATAAGAAAATTCCTGCGGATGTGTTGAGATTAATGCATCAAGCAAAAACAGGTGCTTTGTTTAAAACTGCGATTCGTGCTGGGGCTATATTAGCTGATGCTACAGAGCGGCAACTTGCTGCTCTTACGCAGTATGCAGAAAATTTCGGATTAGCATTTCAAATCACAGACGATATTTTAGATGTAGTTGGAGCAGAAGAAAAGATCGGTAAACCTGTTGGCAGTGATGAAAGAAATCATAAATCAACGTATGTGTCTCTATATTCATTGGAAAGGGCACAAGAAATGGCTGCAAATGCAGTGAACGAAGCATTACAAGCATTAGATATTTTTGGTGAGGAAGCAGCTTTCTTAAGAGAAGTTGTACAGTATCTGATAGCGCGCGATTGCTGA
- the dxs gene encoding 1-deoxy-D-xylulose-5-phosphate synthase, whose protein sequence is MSTILSSIDSPLQLKNLSLAQLNKLAGEIRELIIHTVAKNGGHLAPNLGTVELTVALHNVFHCPNDKIVWDVGHQAYGHKILTGRRERFATLRQTDGITGFPKRSESVYDSFGVGHSSTSISAALGMAIARDLDHKNHYVIAVIGDGSMTGGEAFEALNNAGDLGKHLIVILNDNEMSIDKNVGALSEYLSKMRTAPTYNKVKHDLEFLLKRIPTIGGSVAKAVEHIKDSLRYLLVQGGVFEELGFTYVGPIDGHNIELLTDVLEKAKTMKGPILIHTLTKKGKGYFPAETEPDKFHGVGPFCAETGEIKKSTNCIPSYTSIFSKTLVSLAEKDDDIVAITAAMPSGTGLKHFYDCFPDRFLDVGIAEQHAVTVAAGLASQGKKPIVALYSTFAQRAYDQIIHDVCLQKLPVVFSLDRAGIVGEDGPTHHGLFDYSFLRHMPNITIMAPKDENELQHMLYTAFQLNAPVALRYPRGSGTGVKLDMEFTTLPIGKAEEIKAGNDVVFFAVGAMVEVAKQASEYLSYVGIDAGVVNARFIKPLDVEMLKELANRTRYIVTVEDHVLAGGFGSAVLEYLNDYGVNQVKVLRLGFPDKFIEQGTRKTLLDKYTLSGETVAKRVSDFIRQ, encoded by the coding sequence TTGAGTACTATATTAAGTTCAATAGATAGCCCGTTACAGTTAAAAAATCTTTCTTTGGCACAGCTTAATAAGCTCGCAGGAGAAATCCGCGAGCTTATTATTCATACTGTAGCAAAAAATGGGGGACATTTAGCGCCTAATCTAGGGACTGTCGAATTGACGGTTGCCTTGCATAATGTTTTCCATTGTCCGAATGATAAAATTGTTTGGGACGTTGGACATCAGGCATATGGACATAAAATTTTAACGGGAAGACGAGAACGATTTGCTACTTTAAGGCAAACCGATGGAATAACTGGATTTCCCAAACGTAGTGAAAGTGTATATGATAGCTTTGGGGTTGGGCATTCTAGCACCTCTATTTCTGCTGCCTTGGGAATGGCAATTGCGCGTGACTTAGATCATAAAAATCACTATGTGATTGCAGTGATCGGCGATGGATCTATGACTGGTGGAGAGGCCTTTGAGGCATTAAATAATGCAGGTGATTTAGGAAAGCATTTGATTGTTATCTTAAATGATAATGAAATGTCAATTGATAAAAATGTCGGTGCTTTATCAGAATATTTATCAAAAATGCGTACAGCTCCGACTTACAATAAAGTTAAGCATGATCTGGAATTTTTATTAAAACGCATACCCACAATTGGCGGTAGTGTCGCTAAAGCAGTAGAGCATATAAAGGATAGCTTGAGGTATCTATTGGTACAAGGTGGTGTGTTTGAAGAGCTTGGTTTCACGTATGTTGGACCAATTGATGGGCATAATATTGAACTTTTAACCGATGTTTTAGAAAAAGCGAAAACAATGAAAGGTCCAATTTTAATACATACATTAACAAAGAAAGGAAAAGGTTATTTCCCAGCGGAGACTGAGCCGGATAAGTTTCATGGGGTGGGTCCATTTTGTGCAGAAACTGGAGAGATTAAAAAGTCTACAAATTGTATTCCTTCTTATACTTCTATTTTCAGCAAGACTTTAGTTTCGCTTGCTGAAAAAGATGACGATATTGTAGCAATTACTGCGGCAATGCCTTCTGGAACAGGGCTGAAACATTTTTACGACTGTTTTCCAGACCGATTTTTGGATGTTGGCATTGCAGAACAGCATGCGGTTACTGTTGCAGCAGGACTGGCCAGTCAAGGGAAAAAACCAATTGTCGCACTGTATTCAACGTTTGCTCAACGTGCGTATGATCAAATTATTCACGATGTTTGCTTGCAAAAATTGCCTGTTGTTTTTAGCTTGGATCGAGCGGGTATTGTCGGTGAAGATGGACCGACACATCATGGTTTATTTGACTATAGTTTTTTAAGGCACATGCCTAATATTACAATTATGGCACCTAAAGATGAAAATGAGCTGCAACATATGCTGTACACAGCGTTTCAATTGAATGCGCCAGTCGCACTGCGATATCCACGCGGCAGTGGGACTGGTGTTAAGCTGGATATGGAATTCACTACATTGCCAATCGGAAAAGCAGAAGAAATAAAAGCTGGCAATGATGTTGTGTTTTTTGCAGTTGGTGCGATGGTAGAGGTGGCTAAACAGGCAAGTGAATATTTAAGCTATGTCGGAATCGATGCTGGGGTTGTAAATGCAAGATTTATTAAACCTCTTGATGTTGAAATGTTAAAGGAACTTGCGAATCGTACTCGCTATATTGTTACTGTTGAAGATCACGTACTAGCTGGTGGATTCGGCTCGGCCGTGTTAGAGTATCTGAATGACTATGGAGTAAATCAAGTAAAAGTTTTAAGGCTTGGCTTTCCTGATAAATTTATTGAGCAAGGAACCAGAAAAACATTATTGGATAAATACACTTTAAGTGGGGAAACAGTGGCGAAAAGGGTCAGTGATTTTATTCGTCAATAG
- a CDS encoding divergent PAP2 family protein codes for MEISFLSVTKNIVLMSAVMAWIVAQILKTVIYYYMLKEFSIERMFGAGGMPSSHSALVVSLSTAVAFVEGIDSTAFAISVIFAGIVMYDATGVRQAAGKHAKAINQIFKQLSTENNISLKELLGHTPIEVMAGAVIGFFVAYVFCKIMLLRSIL; via the coding sequence TTGGAAATTTCATTTTTGTCAGTTACGAAAAATATTGTTTTAATGTCGGCTGTAATGGCGTGGATAGTAGCACAAATTTTAAAAACTGTCATTTATTATTATATGTTAAAGGAATTCAGCATTGAAAGAATGTTTGGTGCGGGTGGGATGCCAAGTTCTCATTCAGCGCTTGTTGTTAGTTTAAGTACAGCAGTTGCTTTTGTAGAAGGCATTGACTCCACAGCTTTTGCGATTTCAGTGATTTTTGCTGGAATTGTAATGTATGATGCAACCGGTGTAAGACAAGCTGCAGGAAAGCATGCAAAAGCGATTAACCAAATTTTCAAGCAGTTGAGTACTGAAAACAATATTAGCTTGAAGGAATTATTAGGGCATACGCCGATTGAAGTGATGGCGGGAGCTGTGATTGGATTTTTTGTAGCGTATGTTTTTTGTAAAATAATGCTTTTAAGATCAATCCTATGA
- the nusB gene encoding transcription antitermination factor NusB: MSRRRAREVALQALFQLDFNKIDNEDALQAVLSESKILSDSARSYAGCIVSGTREHLEEIDQMISKNSAEWKVERMPSVDRNITRMAVYELYFGDEKLTPNIIINEAVELAKTFGTDASAKFVNGILGAMIKKY, translated from the coding sequence ATGAGTCGTAGAAGAGCTAGGGAAGTCGCTTTGCAAGCACTATTTCAATTGGATTTTAACAAAATTGATAATGAGGATGCGCTGCAAGCTGTGCTGAGTGAAAGTAAGATTTTGAGTGATAGTGCTAGATCTTATGCGGGATGCATTGTAAGTGGAACACGAGAGCATTTAGAAGAAATAGATCAGATGATCTCAAAAAATTCGGCTGAGTGGAAAGTAGAACGTATGCCAAGCGTGGATCGTAATATTACGAGAATGGCTGTTTATGAGTTGTATTTTGGCGATGAAAAGTTAACACCGAATATTATTATTAATGAAGCTGTAGAGTTAGCGAAAACATTTGGGACGGATGCTTCAGCTAAATTTGTAAATGGTATTTTAGGCGCTATGATAAAAAAATACTAG
- the spoIIIAF gene encoding stage III sporulation protein AF gives MLEMITNWVKSLMMLVLFAAFLELILPSNTMKSFIRVVVGLLIMVAILNPMIDFFEKGFQIQSVPVFGKQIVDQANINLADTKEKKDAVVYKIYKNELENQVRVTVESLRDVAAAKVEINLKPSSEEEKNKQIQHMIVFVKPKEQSDASIVSKVDLKVKKNEPQMELKTDLKNMILRTLCEMYQLQPKEIELRFWNEEIN, from the coding sequence ATGTTGGAAATGATAACAAACTGGGTAAAGAGCTTAATGATGCTAGTCTTATTTGCAGCATTTTTAGAATTAATTTTACCAAGTAATACAATGAAGAGTTTTATAAGAGTTGTTGTTGGATTATTAATTATGGTAGCTATTTTAAATCCTATGATAGATTTTTTTGAAAAAGGTTTTCAAATACAATCAGTCCCTGTTTTTGGTAAACAAATTGTTGATCAGGCAAATATAAATTTAGCAGATACGAAGGAAAAAAAAGATGCAGTTGTTTATAAAATTTACAAAAATGAACTGGAAAATCAAGTAAGAGTTACAGTTGAATCTTTGCGGGATGTTGCAGCTGCAAAAGTAGAGATAAACCTTAAACCAAGTTCGGAAGAAGAAAAAAATAAACAAATACAGCATATGATTGTTTTTGTCAAACCTAAAGAGCAATCGGATGCATCTATTGTCTCAAAAGTAGATTTAAAAGTAAAAAAAAATGAACCGCAAATGGAATTAAAGACGGATCTAAAAAATATGATTTTACGTACGTTGTGTGAAATGTATCAACTTCAACCAAAAGAAATTGAATTGAGATTTTGGAATGAGGAGATAAATTGA
- a CDS encoding NAD(+)/NADH kinase produces MFTIGVFPNIHKEDADLVLKRIVEFYATKKVKLLLPQKAADELGYPELGTENLLDEKISIGLTIGGDGTLLNACRKVADRNIPVCGINIGRLGFLADIELTELENKLDKILKNDYRIEERLMIAAIIKREDAMTYVGSAINDIVVTKSGFARMLTLGLSIDDYLVANYQADGLIVSTSTGSTGYSLSAGGPIINPSLKLLLVTPICPHTLNARPMIISQNEEVRINIDASHTDIVLTFDGQDSYHLLPGDEVVVRKSPLVAKIIKFEDKNYYHTMRTKLWKGN; encoded by the coding sequence TTGTTTACAATAGGTGTTTTCCCAAATATACATAAAGAAGATGCTGATTTAGTTCTAAAGCGAATTGTTGAATTTTATGCAACTAAAAAAGTAAAATTATTATTACCTCAAAAAGCTGCGGATGAATTAGGGTATCCAGAGCTGGGGACGGAAAATTTACTTGATGAAAAAATTAGTATAGGTTTGACAATTGGCGGAGATGGAACCTTGTTAAATGCATGTCGTAAAGTGGCCGATAGGAATATTCCTGTTTGTGGAATTAATATAGGCAGGCTTGGATTTTTGGCGGACATTGAACTTACGGAATTAGAGAATAAATTAGATAAAATTTTAAAAAATGATTACCGTATTGAAGAACGTTTAATGATTGCAGCTATTATTAAGAGAGAGGATGCAATGACTTACGTTGGTTCGGCGATCAATGATATTGTTGTTACAAAGAGTGGGTTTGCAAGAATGCTTACATTAGGTTTAAGCATTGATGATTATTTGGTAGCAAACTATCAAGCGGATGGTCTTATTGTATCTACATCAACCGGTTCTACAGGCTATTCATTATCTGCTGGTGGCCCGATTATTAATCCTAGTTTAAAATTGCTATTGGTAACGCCCATTTGTCCACATACATTGAACGCGAGACCGATGATTATATCTCAAAATGAAGAAGTTCGGATTAATATTGATGCATCTCATACTGATATTGTACTTACTTTTGATGGACAAGATAGCTATCATTTATTGCCTGGAGATGAAGTGGTTGTCAGAAAGTCGCCGCTGGTTGCAAAGATTATTAAATTTGAAGATAAAAATTACTATCATACAATGCGAACGAAGTTATGGAAAGGTAATTAG
- a CDS encoding tRNA (mnm(5)s(2)U34)-methyltransferase, protein MQTINVVSAAHHLLIQKIKHSQRILDATAGNGNDTLFLAEHSPATAEIYAFDIQQHALDVTKQKLQEQGLLKKVRLILASHDQVNQYVEEPIDIVMFNLGYLPGGDHTLTTDAKTTISALEKTMALLNINGIISITAYRGHQAGCIEHQQLANLLMNLPMRNFTVSCYSMVNHLETSPVLYLIEKVRS, encoded by the coding sequence ATGCAAACTATAAATGTAGTTAGTGCAGCACATCATTTATTAATCCAAAAAATAAAACATTCACAGCGAATTTTAGATGCGACTGCGGGCAACGGTAATGATACTCTTTTTTTAGCTGAACATTCTCCTGCAACTGCTGAAATCTATGCATTTGATATTCAGCAACATGCTTTAGATGTAACAAAGCAGAAACTACAAGAACAAGGTTTGTTGAAGAAAGTGCGGTTGATTTTAGCAAGTCATGATCAAGTGAATCAATATGTAGAAGAACCCATTGATATTGTAATGTTTAATTTGGGATATTTGCCGGGAGGAGATCACACACTTACAACAGATGCTAAAACAACGATTTCTGCATTGGAAAAAACGATGGCATTGTTGAATATAAACGGTATTATCTCTATAACTGCATATAGAGGACATCAGGCTGGTTGTATAGAACATCAGCAATTGGCAAATCTACTAATGAATTTACCAATGAGAAACTTTACGGTTAGTTGTTATTCGATGGTAAATCATTTGGAAACATCACCTGTA
- the xseB gene encoding exodeoxyribonuclease VII small subunit: MARVSSKKVSFEEGLEKLENIVKELEGGDCSLENLLKKYSEGVLLSKACMEQLESTENAIDKLLKETKGKIQETVLDIGEE, translated from the coding sequence ATGGCACGTGTATCAAGCAAAAAAGTTTCTTTTGAAGAAGGTTTAGAAAAACTGGAGAATATTGTGAAAGAATTAGAAGGCGGAGATTGCAGCTTAGAAAATTTATTGAAAAAGTATTCTGAAGGTGTTCTGTTATCGAAAGCCTGTATGGAACAGTTAGAGAGTACAGAAAATGCAATTGATAAATTGTTAAAAGAGACGAAGGGAAAAATTCAAGAAACAGTTTTAGACATAGGGGAGGAATAA
- a CDS encoding TlyA family RNA methyltransferase produces the protein MGKERLDVLLVEKNLVTSRERAKSSIMAGLVYVDGQKVDKAGTLVKDTADIKVTGDSIGYVSRGGLKLAKAIEEFAINLKDQIVADIGASTGGFTDCSLKNGAKKVYAIDVGYGQLAWSLRTDARVINMERTNIRNVTPDDLAEKLNFASIDVAFISLEKVLPAVKDLLLPNGQIVALIKPQFEAGKDKVGKKGVVREPEIHEEVIHKIIDFCNANALLPVNLTYSPVKGPEGNIEYLLHLFLEKPDEACVNETEIAAIVNEAHNRLK, from the coding sequence ATGGGAAAAGAACGATTAGATGTGCTGCTTGTTGAAAAAAATTTGGTAACAAGTCGGGAGCGAGCGAAATCGTCGATTATGGCGGGACTTGTTTATGTGGATGGACAAAAAGTTGACAAGGCAGGTACTCTGGTAAAAGATACGGCTGATATAAAAGTGACTGGCGATAGTATTGGGTATGTGAGTCGAGGTGGATTAAAGTTAGCGAAAGCAATCGAAGAATTTGCTATTAATTTAAAAGATCAAATCGTTGCTGACATAGGTGCATCGACAGGCGGTTTTACAGATTGTTCTTTAAAAAATGGCGCGAAAAAGGTCTATGCAATAGACGTTGGGTATGGACAACTTGCATGGTCTCTTCGGACAGACGCGCGCGTGATCAATATGGAACGTACGAATATAAGAAATGTTACGCCGGACGATTTGGCAGAAAAGTTGAATTTTGCTTCTATTGATGTCGCTTTTATTTCTCTAGAGAAAGTTTTGCCTGCGGTAAAGGATCTTTTGTTGCCAAATGGGCAGATTGTGGCTTTAATAAAACCTCAATTTGAAGCCGGAAAAGATAAAGTAGGCAAAAAAGGCGTGGTGCGTGAGCCTGAAATTCATGAAGAAGTGATTCATAAAATTATTGATTTTTGCAATGCCAATGCTCTCTTGCCAGTAAATTTAACATATTCACCGGTAAAAGGACCTGAGGGAAATATTGAATATTTATTACATTTGTTTTTGGAGAAACCTGATGAAGCATGTGTAAATGAGACAGAGATTGCTGCTATTGTCAATGAGGCACATAATCGTTTAAAATAA
- the xseA gene encoding exodeoxyribonuclease VII large subunit translates to MNIYSVSEITKYMKNTIDHDPILSNIFLRGEISNFKCHSSGHCYFTLKDAAASIKVVMFKSKAQYLKFTPVNGMKVVANGYISIFERDGQYQLYIMNLFPEGIGELSLAFEQLKEKLTKEGLFDTIHKQELPVFPKTIGVITSATGSVLRDIYTVSKRRNPNVSLRVYPVQVQGEGSAEQIVQALGVFNTKYPVDVIVLARGGGSMEDLWSFNDERVVRAIYSTQIPVVSAIGHETDFTLSDFVSDVRAATPSQAAELMVPDAGELSKYIQNLQERLRNRVSATIRDKRSQLNGCLKNKALMNPHLMLDAKKQQLDQMVEKLEYLKKSVLTEKNHEIRIILEKLHILNPLSLVARGYSVVEKKGKILKSVKEVKIGERIEVTVSDGQIKSIVENIEKGVQA, encoded by the coding sequence TTGAATATTTATAGTGTAAGTGAAATTACAAAATATATGAAAAATACCATAGATCATGATCCGATTTTAAGTAACATCTTTTTACGTGGGGAAATATCAAATTTTAAATGTCATTCGTCTGGCCATTGTTATTTTACTTTAAAAGATGCTGCAGCAAGTATAAAAGTAGTTATGTTCAAAAGTAAAGCACAATATTTGAAGTTTACACCTGTGAATGGAATGAAGGTTGTTGCAAATGGATACATCAGTATTTTTGAGCGTGATGGACAATATCAACTTTATATAATGAATTTATTCCCAGAAGGAATTGGCGAGCTAAGTTTGGCTTTTGAGCAATTAAAGGAAAAATTAACAAAGGAAGGCCTATTTGACACAATACATAAACAAGAATTACCTGTATTCCCTAAAACCATTGGTGTAATTACCTCGGCAACTGGATCTGTTTTACGTGATATCTACACGGTTTCCAAAAGGCGGAATCCCAATGTTAGTTTAAGGGTTTATCCCGTACAAGTGCAAGGGGAAGGGTCTGCTGAGCAAATTGTACAAGCATTAGGTGTATTTAACACAAAGTATCCTGTAGATGTAATTGTGCTGGCTCGCGGTGGTGGTTCTATGGAAGATTTATGGTCATTTAATGATGAACGAGTCGTCCGTGCTATTTATTCCACTCAAATTCCCGTTGTATCTGCAATTGGCCATGAAACAGATTTTACTTTGTCTGATTTTGTCAGTGACGTTAGGGCTGCAACGCCTTCTCAAGCAGCAGAATTAATGGTTCCAGATGCAGGAGAGCTGTCAAAATATATACAAAATTTGCAGGAAAGATTACGGAATAGGGTATCTGCCACTATACGGGATAAACGAAGTCAATTAAACGGATGTCTAAAAAATAAAGCTTTGATGAATCCTCACTTAATGTTGGATGCAAAGAAACAACAGTTAGATCAAATGGTTGAAAAACTCGAGTATTTAAAAAAATCTGTTTTGACAGAGAAGAATCATGAGATTCGTATTATATTAGAAAAGTTGCATATTTTGAATCCTCTTTCTTTAGTAGCGCGTGGGTATAGTGTTGTAGAGAAAAAGGGGAAGATATTAAAAAGCGTTAAAGAAGTGAAAATTGGTGAACGTATTGAGGTTACTGTAAGTGATGGACAGATAAAATCGATTGTTGAAAATATCGAGAAAGGAGTTCAAGCATAA
- a CDS encoding Asp23/Gls24 family envelope stress response protein, with amino-acid sequence MDNKVENSSVGSIRIADEVVSIIAGLAATEVEGIAAMSGGLVGGIAEILGKKNLAKGVKVEVGEREAAVDLYIIVDYGVRIPDVALTVQENVKRSIESMTGLNVVEVNVHVQGVGFHDTNKDDEVRVR; translated from the coding sequence ATGGACAACAAAGTTGAAAATAGCAGCGTTGGTTCTATTCGTATTGCCGATGAAGTCGTAAGTATTATTGCTGGTCTTGCAGCAACTGAAGTTGAAGGAATTGCAGCAATGAGTGGAGGCCTTGTTGGAGGTATTGCTGAAATTTTAGGTAAGAAAAACCTCGCAAAAGGTGTAAAGGTAGAAGTTGGTGAACGTGAAGCAGCGGTAGATTTGTATATTATTGTTGATTATGGCGTGCGTATTCCAGATGTGGCTTTGACTGTCCAAGAAAATGTGAAACGTTCTATTGAAAGTATGACGGGGTTAAATGTTGTTGAAGTAAATGTGCATGTGCAAGGCGTGGGATTCCATGATACGAATAAAGATGATGAAGTAAGAGTGCGTTAG